GCAGTAGGCGGCGACCGTCTCCAGGAGCCGGTAGCGGGGGCCGTACGGTGTCCGGGCCACCGTCACCAGGGAGCGGTCCACGAGACGGGCCAGCAGATCGAGCACCTCGTCCCGTCGGACGCCGTCGCCCGCGCAGACCGTTTCGGCGGCCTTCAGGGTGCAGCCGTCCGCGTGGACGGCGAGCCGGCGCAGCACGGTGCGTTCGGCGGCGGGCAGCAGCTCCCAGCTCCAGTCGATCATTGCGCGCAGGGTCTGCTGACGGGGCGGGACCCCGCGCCGACCGGACGCCAGCACCCGGAACCGGTCGTCCAGCCGGGCGCTCAGCTCCCGTACGCCCAGGGCCCGTACGCGGGTGGCGGCCAGCTCCAGGGCGAGCGGGATACCGTCCAGGCGGCGGCAGATCTCCGCCACGGCGGCCGTGGCGTCGGCGTCGAGGACGAAGTCCGGGTCGGCGGCGCTCGCGCGGGCCGTGAACAGCTCGACGGCACCGGCGGGTTCCAGCGGCGGTACGGGCCACAGCGTCTCGCCCGTCAGGCCCAGCGATTCCTGGCCGGTCACCAGCACCCGGAGGTCCGGGGCGGCGCCGAGCAGTTCGGCGGTGACCTCCGCGGCCGCCTCGACGAGGTGCTCACAGTTGTCCAGCACGAGCAGCAGGCGTTTGCCGCGTACCGCGCCGATGAGGCGCTCGGCCACCGGTCCGGCCGAGGCGCCCTCCCGGATGCCCAGCACGGCCAGCACCGCCTCGGCCACCTGGGCAGCGGTGCACTTGCTCCCGGCGCGCTCGGGGGCGTCCGGGCGGCTCAGCGCGGCCAGTTCGACCAGCCAGACACCGTCCGGGAAGGAGCCGGCCAGCCGGCCGGCGGTCTCCAGGGCGAGGCGGGTCTTGCCCACGCCACCGGGGCCGGTGAGCGTCACCAGGCGGTTGGCCGCCAGGAGCGCCTCGATCCGGCGTACGGCGTCCCGGCGGCCGAGGAGTGCGGTGAGGGGGGTGGGGAGGTTGGTGCGGGGGCGGGGGCCGGCCGGCGGTGCGGTGGCCAGGTCCGGTTCCGGCCGGTCCGCGGGGCGGGTGGCGCCGCCATCGTGCCGGGTGCCGCCGTCGTGCCGGGTGCCGCCATCGTGGCGGCTGCCGCCGTCGTGCCGGGCTCCGTGGTCGTGGCGAGTGCCGTCGTCGCGCTGGGCGCCTTGGCCCTGCCAGGCACCGCCGTCATGCCAGGCGCCCCCGTCCTGCCAGGCACCGCCGTCATGCGGCCGCCACGGCTCCTGGCGCAGGATCGCCCGGTGTACCGCGGTGAGTTCGGGGCCGGGGTCCACCCCCAGTTCGTCGGCCAGGCGCGCGCGGATCTCGTCATAGGCGGCGAGTGCGTCGCTCTGCCGGCCGGCCCGGTACAGGGCGGTCAGCTGCAGGGCGCGCAGCCGTTCCCGGAGCGGGTGCCGGGCCGCCAGACCGGCCAGCTCGGCGGTCAGCGGGGCGTGCTCGCCCAGCTCCAGGCGGGCCGCGGCCCGCTCCTCCAGCGCCGTCAGCCGCTGCTCCTCCAAGCTCTCGGCCACCGGGCGCACCAGGTCGCTGTCCGCGAAGCCGGCGAACGCGGGGCCGTGCCACAGTTCCAGGGCCTCGCCGAGCAGTCCGGCCCGTTGTCGCGGGGTGGCGGCGGCCCGGGCGCGGGCGGTCAGCGCCGTGAAGCGGCCGGCGTCCAGGGCGTCGGCGGCGATGTCCAGCCGGTAGCCCGGCGGGGTCGCCGTCACCAGTTTGCGGGCGCCGGGCTCCGCGGTGTCCAGGGCGCGGCGGAGCTGCGAGACCTTGCTCTGGAGGGAGGCCGTGGGACGAGCGGGCGACCGCGGGCCCCAGAGGTGTGCGACGAGCCGGGCGGTGGACACGGGGCGGCCGTGGTGCGCCAGCAGCGCGGCGAGCAGGGCGCGTACCTTCGTCTCCGGGACGGGAGCGGGGCGGCCGTCGGCGGACCGCACGTCCAGGGGGGCGAGTACACGGAAGTGCATTGCCCCACGGTAGTCGGGGGCCGGTCCGCGGTGCCGGGTGGCCCGTCGTGCGGCGACTACCGCCCCCGCGGGTGACGGGGGCGGCGTCCGGTTCAGGAAATCCGGCGTCCGGTTCAGGAAACCGGCCGCTCGAGGAAGACCGGCCGCTTCAGGAAACCGGCCGGGAATCCGCCCACATGCTCTCGAATTCCTCCCGGTAGGTCTCGAACAGGCCGTTGTCACCGTCGCGGGTGTGGGCGTCCTGGCGGACGACCTCCCGGCCGCCGCCGCGGAGGACGAGGACGGGGGATTCCATTCCGCGGCTCTTGCGCAGGTAGGGCTGGACGACGGCCACACCGTCAGGGCCATCGCCGTCGACGAGGTAGGCGGTGAAGCGCGGGGTCTCGTCGAAGACCTGGATCTCGAAGGCGCCGGGGTCGCGCAGCCGGGCCCGCACCCGCCGCATATGGAGGATGTTCATCTCGATGGAGCGGCTCATCTCGCCCTTCTTCAGGCCGATTTCGCGCTCCCGGCGGCGGACCGCGCTGCTGGCGGGGTTGAGGAAGAGCAGCCGGACGCGGCAGCCGGATTCGGCGAGCCGGACCAGGCGGCGGCCCGAGTAGTTCTGGACCAGCAGGTTGAGGCCTATGCCCACGGCGTCGAGGCGGCGGGCGTCGCCGAAGAGGTCCTCGGCGGGGAGCTGGCGCTGCAGGCGCACCCGGTCGGAGTGCACCCCGATGACATCGGCGTAGCGGTCGCCGACCAGGTCCTCCACCGCGTCGATGGGCAGCCGTCCGGAGATACGGGTGCCGGCGCCGGAGCCGAGGATGTCCAGGAGGCGGGCGGAGGCGCGCTCGGCCTGGGCGAGGACCGTCTCGGACAGGGCGCGGTTGCGGGAGACGATGTTGCGGGCGACCTCTAGTTCGTCGAGGGCCAGCTCGACATCGCGGCGGTCGTCGAAGTACGGCTCGAAGCAGGGCCAGTGCTGGACCATCAGTTCGCGGAGTTGCGGAAGGGTCAGAAAGCTGACGATGTTGTCGTCGGCGGGGTCGAGGAGGTAGCCCTTGCGGCGGCTGACCTCGCGGACGGCGACCGCCCGCTGCACCCACTCCTGACCGGCGGGACCGGCCGCGGCGACGACCCATTCGTCGCCGTGCACCGGCTCGTAGATGGGCCGCAGGACGGCGGCGACGACGGCCCGCAGCCGTTGCTCGACGAGATTCAGCCAGATGTAGGCGCGGCCGGCCCGGCGGGCGCGGGTGCGCACCTCGCTCCAGGCCTCGGCGCCCCAGTCCAGCTCCGCACCGATCTCCAGCGGTCGTGCCAGGGACACCGCGCCGGGCGGTGCGTCGACGGAGCCGCCCTCATGGCCCTCATGACTCTCGTCACCAGGGGGCAACTCCAGCCCGCCGCTCACCTGCCACCGCCTTCCGAACCCCCGTGCCAACGATCAAGGCAGACTACTGCGGTGCGGGAGGCGGTGCAGCAGGATGGGTGGAGTCGGTTATCAACTCCCCTTATCCATAGTGCCCGTTGTGCTCGGACAGCGAGGGGGGAGTGAGCGGATTCATAGCGGTGACATCGCGTGGGACCAGCTGGAAGCCCTGCCAGTGCACGGGCATCGGCTCCTGGTCCTCGTCCCTGGCGATGTGGTGGAACCCGATGTTGACCCACGCGATGGGGTGTTTCAGCGGCTGGCCGTTGACCCAGGTGTCGACGCTGTTGCCGGCCTTGGTGCCGCAGTTGGCCAGGTTGTTGCTGGCGAACTGTTCACATGTGTTGTACTCGGTGAAATAGACGTCATGTCTGGTGTAACTGCGCCCGGCGTATTTGCTGGTGGGGCCGGGGACGATCTCGTACGAGCGCGGGTGGCCGTCCTTGTTGCGGCCGGCGCCGACCACCCGCCACCAGCGCAGCGGGCCGGCGTCCCCGGCCAGCTCCTTGGTGACCGGCGTGCGGGTGGTGCGGATGGTGGGGGTGCGGCCGCCGCCCGGGACGGTGGTGGCCGAGTCGAACTGCTCGACCTTGTTGCCGGCGGAGCCGCCCAGGCCGAAGTTCAGCCGCCAGAAGACATTGTGGCTGTGGCTGGTGGCGTAGTCCTTGGCGCCCTTGCCGAGCGGCGCGCCCCGGCCGTCACCGGCGTCGTAGTCGGCGGGTGAGACGGTGCCGGTGGCGCCGACCTGCAGGGTCATGGTGCCGTCGCCGGAGAACCGCCATTCGCTGATGTACTCGTACCAGCCGACCTTGTTGACGGTGTAGAGCAGCAGGTCCGTGCCCTGGAGCTGGTAGATCTTGGCGCGCTCGCCGGGGTAGGGGCCCATGCGGTAGGCGTGGCCGCGGGCTCGGGTGGTGGCGCACAGCCCGCGGATGTCGGGGTGGGCGGGGTCCCAGGCGCCGGGCACCTTGACGGTCTTGAGGGTGCCGCCGGGGCATTCGGCGGGGTCAAGCTTCTGCAGGCCCTGGGCGAAGCCCTGCCCGGTGAGGTCGTCGTACTCGTTCCGGCCGTCGTCGTAGGGGACGTGGATCTGGGCGAGTTTGGCGGTGGTGAGCACCTTGACGGGGGTGCGTTCGCCCTTGGGCTGGTAGGAGATGTCGTCCAGGACGAGACCGGCGTTGCCCTCGTAGTGCCAGCACATGCGCCAGACGGTGCCGCCGTCGAGCGTCTGGGTGATGCGGTGGGCGGCACTGCAGTTCGGGGTCGGTACGGGTGCGGCGGGGGCCTCGGGGGCGGCCTGGGCGGCCGGGCCGGCCGTCAGGGCGGCCACGGCGAGCAGCAGGGGGGCGGTGGCGAGGAGCGCGGCGCGACGGTGCGGGCGGCGGGTGCCGGTGGTGCGTCTTCCGGGCATGGCGGAGGCTCCGGTGGGGTGGAGTGGCGGTCGGTGGGGGGCGCCGGTCAGCCCAGGTGGGCGACGGTGCGGGCGCTGAGGTCGATCACGAAGCGGCGGGTGTCGATCCACCGGCCGTTCTTGACCTTGGTGAAGAGGCGGATGCAGCGGTGTTCCCCGCAGTCGCCCAGGGCGCCCGGCGCGTCGCCTTCCGCGCGGCCGCGGTAGACGAAGCCGGTGACGGAGAGCGGATCCGGACCGGTGAGGTCACGTCCGGTGGCGTCGCGGTAGTCCTGGCGCAGACCGGATCCCAGCGGGGCGGCGATCAGCAGCCGGGCCGCCTCGACGGCCTCGGCGCGGCTGGGCGGCGGCTGGACGCCGTGCCGGGCGTCCGCCGACTCCACCGTCGAGGTGGTGAGGTTGACGGTCTTGGTGAGGTAGCTGTCGTCCCGGTAGTCGTAGAAGGTGACCGTCGCCCGGCGCGGCGGGTCGGCGAGCCCGGTCTCCGCGGGGGTGAGTTCGGCCAGGTCGGTGGTGAGGGGCTCGGGGCCCGGCCTCCCGGTGACGTTCCGGGCGGCGCCGCGCGGGGTGCGCGGCAGCGCCAGGTCCCGGGCGCGCCGGAGTTCGTCGTCGGTGAGCGGGTCCCGTCCCCGGCCGCGCTCCCCCTCCACGGGGGGTCTCTCGACGACGCCGGGTGGTGGCGGCCCCTGGTCGCGTCCCGGGCCGGGCGCGGCCGCCGCGGCGGGCCGGCTCCGGGGGTCCGTTCCGCCGGCGGCGCCGGCGTCGGACGGCAAGGTGACCGCGACCATGGCGGCGGTGCCGGTCAGGGCGATGGCGGCGCCCGCGACGGCCTTGCCGAGGTGGCGGTGCATCAGATGGTGCACGGTTCTCCCCTGCTGTCACCTCGTCGTGACATGCATGTCGGTTCCCCCGGTAGTCCTCCAGTAGGACGACCAGTAGGACGATCCGACATCGCGGCAGGTTGCCACCATTCAGCGGAGATCTCGCGAAAAGCCCTTTGTATGCGACAAGTTGCGCCATCCAGGGGGAAGTATGGCGAACCGTTCCGCGGACGTGTGTCGTGGAGTCGCCGCAGCGCCCGACGAGAAAGTGGAAGAGTCTACCCATGCAGGTCTGGCCGGGACAGATGTATCCGCTGGGTGCCACCTATGACGGGGCGGGCACCAACTTCGCGGTGTTCTCCGAAGCCGCGAAACGCATCGAACTGTGTCTGCTGCACGACGACGGTTCGGAGACCGCCGTCGAGCTGCGCGAGAGCGACGCCAATGTGCGGCACGCGTATCTTCCGGGGGTGATGCCGGGGCAGCGTTACGGCTTCCGGGCGCACGGTCCGTACGAGCCGGAGCGGGGGCAGCGCTGCAATTCGGCGAAGCTGCTGCTCGACCCGTACGCCCGCGCCATGAGCGGCCGGATCGACTGGGACGAGGCCGTCTACGGCTACCACTTCGGGCGTCCCGAGGTGCGCAACGACCTGGACTCGGCGCCGCACACCATGGCGTCGGTGGTGGTCAACCCGTACTTCGACTGGGGTGACGACCGCCCGCCACGCACCGCGTACCACGAGACGGTGCTCTACGAGGCCCATGTGAAGGGCCTGACGATGCGCCATCCGGAGCTCCCCGAGGAGCTGCGCGGCACCTATGCCGCGCTGGCGCATCCGGCGATCATCGATCATCTGACGAAGCTCGGGGTGACCGCGCTGGAGCTGATGCCGGTGCATCAGTTCGTCCAGGACCACCGGCTGGTGGACGCGGGGCTGACGAACTACTGGGGCTACAACACCATCGGGTTCTTCGCCCCGCACAACGCCTATGCGTCCTGGGGCGACCGCGGGCAGCAGGTGCTGGAGTTCAAGACGGCGGTGCGGGCGCTGCACCAGGCCGGTATCGAAGTGATCCTCGACGTGGTCTACAACCACACCGCCGAGGGCAGCCATCTGGGCCCGACGCTGTCGTTCCGGGGGCTGGACAACGCCTCCTACTACCGGCTGTCGGACGACAAGCAGTACTACATGGACACCACGGGCACCGGGAATTCGCTGCTGATGCGCAGCCCGCATGTGCTCCAGCTGGTGATGGACTCGCTGCGCTACTGGGTGCAGGAGATGCGGGTGGACGGCTTCCGCTTCGATCTGGCGGCGACGCTGGCCCGGCAGTTCCACGAGGTGGACCGGCTGTCGTCGTTCTTCGACCTGGTCCATCAGGATCCGGTCGTCAGCCAGGTGAAGCTGATCGCCGAGCCGTGGGACGTCGGTGAGGGCGGCTATCAGGTGGGGAACTTCCCGCCGCTGTGGACCGAGTGGAACGGGAAGTACCGGGACACCGTGCGGGACCTGTGGCGGGGCGAA
This genomic stretch from Streptomyces nigrescens harbors:
- a CDS encoding AfsR/SARP family transcriptional regulator, which codes for MHFRVLAPLDVRSADGRPAPVPETKVRALLAALLAHHGRPVSTARLVAHLWGPRSPARPTASLQSKVSQLRRALDTAEPGARKLVTATPPGYRLDIAADALDAGRFTALTARARAAATPRQRAGLLGEALELWHGPAFAGFADSDLVRPVAESLEEQRLTALEERAAARLELGEHAPLTAELAGLAARHPLRERLRALQLTALYRAGRQSDALAAYDEIRARLADELGVDPGPELTAVHRAILRQEPWRPHDGGAWQDGGAWHDGGAWQGQGAQRDDGTRHDHGARHDGGSRHDGGTRHDGGTRHDGGATRPADRPEPDLATAPPAGPRPRTNLPTPLTALLGRRDAVRRIEALLAANRLVTLTGPGGVGKTRLALETAGRLAGSFPDGVWLVELAALSRPDAPERAGSKCTAAQVAEAVLAVLGIREGASAGPVAERLIGAVRGKRLLLVLDNCEHLVEAAAEVTAELLGAAPDLRVLVTGQESLGLTGETLWPVPPLEPAGAVELFTARASAADPDFVLDADATAAVAEICRRLDGIPLALELAATRVRALGVRELSARLDDRFRVLASGRRGVPPRQQTLRAMIDWSWELLPAAERTVLRRLAVHADGCTLKAAETVCAGDGVRRDEVLDLLARLVDRSLVTVARTPYGPRYRLLETVAAYCLERLREAGELTAVRRRHHRHYTELAERAAPLLYGPDQREWLERLDQETANLRDALDAAVREGAADHALRLVDALAWYWFLRGRLAEAGRSLTAALAAYEAARATAADAGDPAAEGRRLRAATWQVGMASLAGDDTDPVERATAVLRQYGTHDDPGARAWAQWFLGFAQVGLGEPAVARERVADSLAAFRALGDRWGIAAALSSRAQGSVGGDLRARLRDAEESAALFRELGDRWGQLQAADALGALAEITGDYGRAARLHRDGLRIAEELGLWIQASYKLSGLGRIALLTGDLAAARDFHERGMRLAAEQSHLRGEMFAECGLALGARREGRLDDAEAHLLPWLEWCLGRDGDPGTAFVLSELGFLAELRGDPETARRHHLDGFVAARATADPRAVALALEGLAGAVALTGRCAVAARLLGCAAAARATAGAPQPAAERGDVARSTATARRGLGDAAYEAAYASGAGVAPEVLVKEATGSAGARGARTTASP
- a CDS encoding SAV2148 family HEPN domain-containing protein, with the translated sequence MSGGLELPPGDESHEGHEGGSVDAPPGAVSLARPLEIGAELDWGAEAWSEVRTRARRAGRAYIWLNLVEQRLRAVVAAVLRPIYEPVHGDEWVVAAAGPAGQEWVQRAVAVREVSRRKGYLLDPADDNIVSFLTLPQLRELMVQHWPCFEPYFDDRRDVELALDELEVARNIVSRNRALSETVLAQAERASARLLDILGSGAGTRISGRLPIDAVEDLVGDRYADVIGVHSDRVRLQRQLPAEDLFGDARRLDAVGIGLNLLVQNYSGRRLVRLAESGCRVRLLFLNPASSAVRRREREIGLKKGEMSRSIEMNILHMRRVRARLRDPGAFEIQVFDETPRFTAYLVDGDGPDGVAVVQPYLRKSRGMESPVLVLRGGGREVVRQDAHTRDGDNGLFETYREEFESMWADSRPVS
- a CDS encoding copper amine oxidase; the protein is MPGRRTTGTRRPHRRAALLATAPLLLAVAALTAGPAAQAAPEAPAAPVPTPNCSAAHRITQTLDGGTVWRMCWHYEGNAGLVLDDISYQPKGERTPVKVLTTAKLAQIHVPYDDGRNEYDDLTGQGFAQGLQKLDPAECPGGTLKTVKVPGAWDPAHPDIRGLCATTRARGHAYRMGPYPGERAKIYQLQGTDLLLYTVNKVGWYEYISEWRFSGDGTMTLQVGATGTVSPADYDAGDGRGAPLGKGAKDYATSHSHNVFWRLNFGLGGSAGNKVEQFDSATTVPGGGRTPTIRTTRTPVTKELAGDAGPLRWWRVVGAGRNKDGHPRSYEIVPGPTSKYAGRSYTRHDVYFTEYNTCEQFASNNLANCGTKAGNSVDTWVNGQPLKHPIAWVNIGFHHIARDEDQEPMPVHWQGFQLVPRDVTAMNPLTPPSLSEHNGHYG
- a CDS encoding Tat pathway signal sequence domain protein — encoded protein: MHHLMHRHLGKAVAGAAIALTGTAAMVAVTLPSDAGAAGGTDPRSRPAAAAAPGPGRDQGPPPPGVVERPPVEGERGRGRDPLTDDELRRARDLALPRTPRGAARNVTGRPGPEPLTTDLAELTPAETGLADPPRRATVTFYDYRDDSYLTKTVNLTTSTVESADARHGVQPPPSRAEAVEAARLLIAAPLGSGLRQDYRDATGRDLTGPDPLSVTGFVYRGRAEGDAPGALGDCGEHRCIRLFTKVKNGRWIDTRRFVIDLSARTVAHLG
- the glgX gene encoding glycogen debranching protein GlgX; the protein is MQVWPGQMYPLGATYDGAGTNFAVFSEAAKRIELCLLHDDGSETAVELRESDANVRHAYLPGVMPGQRYGFRAHGPYEPERGQRCNSAKLLLDPYARAMSGRIDWDEAVYGYHFGRPEVRNDLDSAPHTMASVVVNPYFDWGDDRPPRTAYHETVLYEAHVKGLTMRHPELPEELRGTYAALAHPAIIDHLTKLGVTALELMPVHQFVQDHRLVDAGLTNYWGYNTIGFFAPHNAYASWGDRGQQVLEFKTAVRALHQAGIEVILDVVYNHTAEGSHLGPTLSFRGLDNASYYRLSDDKQYYMDTTGTGNSLLMRSPHVLQLVMDSLRYWVQEMRVDGFRFDLAATLARQFHEVDRLSSFFDLVHQDPVVSQVKLIAEPWDVGEGGYQVGNFPPLWTEWNGKYRDTVRDLWRGEPRTLAEFGSRLTGSSDLYQEDGRRPLASVNFVTCHDGFTLHDLVAYNDKHNEANGEDNRDGERFNRSWNCGAEGPTDDPGVRRLRARQMRNFLATLMLSQGVPMLSHGDEFGRSQGGNNNAYCQDNELSWVRWPERGRGGGAGETDRTDADGPDGLDGPDAAADEDAEQRALLAFVRQMVWLRRDHPVFRRRRFFQGHPMEGTHDELSDIAWFTAGGEEMGPRDWQSVHAKSLAVFLNGSSISEPGPRGEPVTDDSFLLMFNAHDQEKEFMVPEHLGRQWQVVVDTDRPQAVADGGGAKVKAGDRLTLIGRSLLVLQRPA